One genomic window of Arachis stenosperma cultivar V10309 chromosome 10, arast.V10309.gnm1.PFL2, whole genome shotgun sequence includes the following:
- the LOC130958025 gene encoding methyl jasmonate esterase 1-like isoform X1 — protein MVQIKKHHQTVVFVLFLIILLSLTSKSGSSSSSESSKNRKHHFVLVHGSCHGAWSWYKVITLLKSWGHNVTALDLAASGVNQKQALELKSISEYFEPLTKFMASSVGESQRVVLVGHSLGGLAISHAMEHFPHKISVAVFAAALMPGPMLNISTINQEDQGYKKKRPLLDNYYAYDEGPNKSATRFFFGPNYLATYLYQLSPQQQDWNLATTLVRPRKIFSDENMINVLALSHTRYGSVSRVFVMTENDHSVDPKFQRWMITHNPPNCVVEISGSDHMVMMSKHIELSHNLQIVANRYN, from the exons ATGGTGCAAATAAAGAAGCATCACCAAACAGTAGTTTTCGTCTTGTTCTTGATTATCCTATTGTCTTTAACAAGCAAGTCaggatcatcatcatcatcagagtCATCAAAAAATCGAAAGCATCACTTTGTTTTAGTGCATGGATCGTGCCACGGAGCATGGTCGTGGTACAAGGTTATTACACTTCTCAAATCATGGGGTCACAATGTGACTGCCTTAGACTTGGCAGCTTCAGGGGTCAACCAAAAGCAGGCTTTGGAGCTCAAATCAATTTCTGAGTACTTTGAGCCTCTGACTAAGTTCATGGCTTCATCAGTGGGTGAAAGTCAAAGAGTAGTTCTTGTTGGTCATAGCCTTGGTGGCCTAGCCATATCCCATGCCATGGAACATTTTCCTCATAAGATTTCTGTGGCGGTCTTTGCTGCTGCTTTGATGCCTGGTCCAATGCTCAATATCTCCACCATTAATCAAGAAGACCAG GGATATAAAAAGAAAAGGCCATTGCTAGACAATTACTACGCTTATGATGAAGGACCAAACAAATCTGCCACGAGATTCTTCTTCGGGCCAAACTACCTCGCTACTTACTTATATCAACTTAGCCCACAACAG CAGGACTGGAATCTAGCAACAACACTGGTAAGACCACGAAAAATATTTAGTGATGAAAATATGATAAATGTGTTAGCCCTATCGCACACAAGATACGGTTCAGTGAGTCGCGTCTTTGTTATGACGGAAAATGATCATTCTGTAGATCCGAAATTTCAACGGTGGATGATTACACATAATCCTCCTAATTGTGTGGTTGAGATCTCGGGATCCGATCACATGGTCATGATGTCCAAGCACATTGAGCTTTCTCATAATTTACAAATAGTTGCAAACCGTTATAATTAA
- the LOC130958025 gene encoding methyl jasmonate esterase 1-like isoform X2, with protein MVQIKKHHQTVVFVLFLIILLSLTSKSGSSSSSESSKNRKHHFVLVHGSCHGAWSWYKVITLLKSWGHNVTALDLAASGVNQKQALELKSISEYFEPLTKFMASSVGESQRVVLVGHSLGGLAISHAMEHFPHKISVAVFAAALMPGPMLNISTINQEDQGYKKKRPLLDNYYAYDEGPNKSATRFFFGPNYLATYLYQLSPQQDWNLATTLVRPRKIFSDENMINVLALSHTRYGSVSRVFVMTENDHSVDPKFQRWMITHNPPNCVVEISGSDHMVMMSKHIELSHNLQIVANRYN; from the exons ATGGTGCAAATAAAGAAGCATCACCAAACAGTAGTTTTCGTCTTGTTCTTGATTATCCTATTGTCTTTAACAAGCAAGTCaggatcatcatcatcatcagagtCATCAAAAAATCGAAAGCATCACTTTGTTTTAGTGCATGGATCGTGCCACGGAGCATGGTCGTGGTACAAGGTTATTACACTTCTCAAATCATGGGGTCACAATGTGACTGCCTTAGACTTGGCAGCTTCAGGGGTCAACCAAAAGCAGGCTTTGGAGCTCAAATCAATTTCTGAGTACTTTGAGCCTCTGACTAAGTTCATGGCTTCATCAGTGGGTGAAAGTCAAAGAGTAGTTCTTGTTGGTCATAGCCTTGGTGGCCTAGCCATATCCCATGCCATGGAACATTTTCCTCATAAGATTTCTGTGGCGGTCTTTGCTGCTGCTTTGATGCCTGGTCCAATGCTCAATATCTCCACCATTAATCAAGAAGACCAG GGATATAAAAAGAAAAGGCCATTGCTAGACAATTACTACGCTTATGATGAAGGACCAAACAAATCTGCCACGAGATTCTTCTTCGGGCCAAACTACCTCGCTACTTACTTATATCAACTTAGCCCACAACAG GACTGGAATCTAGCAACAACACTGGTAAGACCACGAAAAATATTTAGTGATGAAAATATGATAAATGTGTTAGCCCTATCGCACACAAGATACGGTTCAGTGAGTCGCGTCTTTGTTATGACGGAAAATGATCATTCTGTAGATCCGAAATTTCAACGGTGGATGATTACACATAATCCTCCTAATTGTGTGGTTGAGATCTCGGGATCCGATCACATGGTCATGATGTCCAAGCACATTGAGCTTTCTCATAATTTACAAATAGTTGCAAACCGTTATAATTAA